One genomic segment of Vagococcus intermedius includes these proteins:
- a CDS encoding ABC transporter ATP-binding protein, producing the protein MIYNVKELNVSIDKKKILTDINLTVSKGQFVGIVGANGSGKSTLLKAMCKSLPYKEGTIYFNGKELQEWRVRDIAKENAVVSQVNDMQFDFTVLEMVLMGREPHKEWWQSETEDDARIAMGALKNVLLEGYADKKFSRLSGGEKQRVLLARALAQEADCLILDEPTNHLDVANQISFMNLVRRLPLTVIAVIHDLNLAANYCDYIYALKSGRLITSGKPDSVFTVDNIKTIFDVSVDVCQIREQLQIVYLLEEVDNITLQ; encoded by the coding sequence GTGATCTATAATGTCAAGGAACTTAATGTATCGATTGACAAAAAAAAAATCTTAACAGACATTAACTTAACTGTTTCTAAAGGACAATTTGTCGGGATAGTTGGGGCGAATGGAAGCGGTAAAAGTACGCTTTTGAAAGCGATGTGTAAGTCGCTTCCATATAAAGAGGGAACAATTTACTTTAATGGTAAAGAGTTACAGGAATGGCGTGTTCGGGACATTGCGAAAGAAAATGCAGTTGTTTCTCAAGTAAATGATATGCAGTTTGATTTTACGGTTCTTGAGATGGTTTTAATGGGACGTGAGCCGCATAAAGAGTGGTGGCAAAGTGAAACAGAAGACGATGCAAGGATTGCAATGGGTGCTTTAAAAAATGTGTTATTAGAGGGTTATGCAGATAAAAAATTTTCCCGTTTATCAGGTGGTGAAAAGCAACGGGTGTTATTGGCACGTGCCTTAGCCCAAGAAGCTGATTGTCTAATTTTAGATGAGCCTACCAATCACCTTGATGTGGCGAATCAAATTTCGTTTATGAATCTAGTCAGACGTTTACCGCTAACTGTGATAGCAGTGATTCATGATTTGAACTTGGCGGCAAATTATTGCGATTATATTTATGCCTTAAAATCGGGGCGTTTGATAACATCAGGCAAACCAGATAGTGTTTTTACTGTAGACAATATTAAGACTATATTTGATGTGTCCGTCGATGTTTGCCAGATTAGAGAACAGTTGCAAATTGTTTATCTATTAGAAGAAGTAGATAATATAACACTACAATAG
- a CDS encoding FecCD family ABC transporter permease yields the protein MTVRKKWYSRLSFSLVLLILIIILVLSAIYSVTLGSVGIDWRDVYQIIWHKLSGTSDLSGNVDVSHIDIVWLIRLPRVILAMLVGASLALAGTVMQALVKNPLADPYILGISSGASLGATLAIMLGVGTTFGSNFVGMSAFIGALISSFLVLFIGNIGRRTDIAQLLLVGVAISAICSAASSFIVFMSKNREGMQTLNFWLMGSLSGANWENIKLLFPLVTLAMVLFIIQARILNLMVVGDETASNLGRNLQLYRILYIVIVALLIGFVVYSCGIIGFVGLVIPHIARLLVGANHRKMLPVSLLVGALFLLWSDVLARLIIPGSEIPIGIIVSSVGGPFFLYLVIQNALRRRG from the coding sequence ATGACAGTTCGAAAAAAATGGTATTCGAGATTAAGCTTTAGTTTGGTTTTGTTAATCTTAATTATAATTTTAGTTTTGTCTGCTATCTATTCTGTTACTTTAGGCTCTGTTGGAATTGACTGGCGTGATGTGTATCAAATTATTTGGCATAAACTATCAGGAACAAGTGACTTAAGTGGAAATGTTGATGTGAGCCATATTGATATTGTGTGGCTGATTCGTTTGCCTAGAGTGATTTTAGCAATGCTGGTAGGTGCCTCTCTAGCACTAGCTGGGACAGTTATGCAGGCCCTAGTCAAAAATCCTTTAGCTGATCCTTATATTTTAGGGATTTCGTCTGGAGCTTCATTAGGTGCTACTTTAGCGATTATGCTAGGAGTTGGTACAACATTTGGTTCTAATTTTGTTGGGATGTCAGCTTTTATTGGGGCACTCATTTCATCATTTTTAGTCTTATTTATTGGGAATATTGGTCGTAGAACTGATATTGCTCAGTTGTTATTGGTGGGAGTTGCTATTAGTGCCATTTGTTCGGCGGCCTCAAGCTTTATTGTATTTATGTCTAAAAATCGTGAAGGAATGCAGACCTTGAATTTTTGGTTAATGGGAAGTCTGTCAGGTGCAAATTGGGAAAATATTAAGTTGTTATTTCCTTTAGTAACACTTGCGATGGTCTTGTTTATTATTCAGGCGCGTATCCTTAATTTGATGGTAGTTGGAGACGAGACGGCCAGTAATTTGGGTAGAAATTTACAACTATATCGTATTCTTTATATTGTGATAGTCGCTTTATTAATCGGTTTTGTTGTCTATAGTTGTGGGATTATCGGTTTTGTCGGTTTAGTTATTCCGCATATTGCACGCCTATTGGTAGGTGCTAATCATCGAAAAATGTTACCGGTTAGTTTATTAGTAGGTGCGTTATTTTTATTGTGGTCAGATGTGTTAGCAAGATTAATTATACCCGGTTCAGAAATTCCAATTGGAATTATAGTTTCTAGTGTAGGTGGACCGTTCTTCTTATACTTAGTGATTCAAAACGCTTTAAGGAGGCGAGGGTAG
- a CDS encoding ABC transporter substrate-binding protein: MTLKKFSTSLVMAAATLVLMAGCGSTGTKEATQETSKDTKTEVVTVSNYNYAKDKIDLTFEKVPERVVTVYQSPLEIMLALGLEDKVVAASQLDSDVKPEFEKAFEKIKYYDEAPSKEEVMGLKPDLIYSWYSYFGPEKLGEVTDWIDRGTNTYMMQNSGAVKPDTLQNEYDDILNIGKIFKVEPKAEAIVKEMKDEIKKAKKAVEGTKPVKAIIVEVSKDGMYRVYGKDTIGGDMASQLGAELVAADEQSIGKEDLIKLNPDVIFSVYYGENIEREQAEKSIMDDTSLASLAAIKNKRVEPVVLSEVYATGIRTLDGIKTISQGLYPDLGNE; encoded by the coding sequence ATGACATTAAAAAAATTCAGTACAAGCTTAGTGATGGCAGCAGCAACCTTAGTCTTAATGGCAGGTTGTGGGAGTACAGGAACCAAGGAAGCAACTCAGGAGACATCTAAAGATACAAAAACAGAAGTTGTTACAGTTAGTAATTATAATTATGCAAAAGATAAAATTGATCTAACCTTTGAAAAAGTGCCAGAACGTGTGGTTACTGTTTATCAAAGTCCTTTAGAAATTATGTTGGCGTTAGGATTAGAAGATAAAGTTGTGGCAGCTTCACAATTAGATAGTGATGTTAAACCTGAATTTGAAAAAGCTTTTGAAAAAATAAAGTATTATGATGAAGCCCCTTCAAAAGAAGAAGTGATGGGATTGAAACCTGATTTAATTTATAGTTGGTATTCATATTTCGGTCCAGAAAAATTAGGTGAAGTAACTGATTGGATTGACCGTGGTACAAATACATATATGATGCAAAATAGTGGTGCTGTCAAACCAGATACTCTTCAAAATGAATACGATGATATTTTAAATATTGGGAAAATCTTTAAAGTTGAACCAAAAGCAGAAGCGATTGTCAAAGAGATGAAAGATGAAATTAAAAAAGCTAAAAAAGCAGTAGAAGGGACAAAACCAGTTAAAGCCATTATTGTGGAAGTCTCAAAAGATGGAATGTACCGTGTGTATGGTAAAGATACAATTGGTGGCGATATGGCCTCACAATTAGGAGCTGAACTAGTCGCAGCTGATGAACAAAGTATTGGGAAAGAAGATTTAATAAAATTAAACCCAGATGTCATTTTCTCAGTTTATTACGGTGAAAATATTGAACGTGAACAAGCAGAAAAATCTATTATGGATGATACCAGTTTAGCAAGCTTAGCTGCAATTAAAAATAAACGTGTTGAACCAGTTGTTTTAAGTGAAGTATATGCAACGGGAATTCGTACACTAGATGGGATTAAAACAATATCGCAAGGACTTTATCCGGATTTAGGAAACGAGTAG
- a CDS encoding methyltransferase domain-containing protein, with protein sequence MSDYSCRRCKFLYSEREGDSKNGIVKGTSLNDLKGSLCSACWMNSPKRYVKMQQVYRDLEAQSYSYICGKYNFSFYEQELQEICSLAGHNILEVGSGTGRVTQALVKANYQVTALDESEEMMMYLVKQGWSQRDNCKTVVENYFNYESPVTYELVYFSDTTFQELVQQQSLTAVLTQASKFLNKGGHMWLELAIPIEHTWQYNRRKMLTPERTLYYSNSGQVNLFDQTIHYTSMFDEYCNGRFVERYRQERDLALVFQRDIEYLTKDDYELLEARELPKTGVVVTSESKTWVDGGYPLPSSNQNQRSLFLRLKKKR encoded by the coding sequence GTGTCAGACTATAGTTGTCGCCGTTGCAAGTTTCTGTACAGTGAGCGAGAAGGGGATAGTAAAAATGGCATTGTCAAAGGAACCTCTTTGAATGATTTAAAAGGGTCTCTTTGCAGTGCCTGTTGGATGAATAGTCCAAAACGCTATGTCAAGATGCAGCAAGTGTATCGTGACTTAGAAGCTCAGTCTTATTCTTATATTTGTGGTAAATATAATTTTAGTTTTTATGAGCAAGAGTTACAAGAAATTTGCTCGCTAGCTGGTCATAATATTTTGGAAGTAGGAAGCGGAACAGGTCGAGTAACTCAGGCGCTGGTAAAAGCTAATTATCAAGTAACGGCTTTAGATGAAAGTGAAGAAATGATGATGTATTTAGTGAAACAAGGATGGAGTCAAAGGGACAATTGTAAGACAGTTGTCGAGAATTATTTTAATTATGAGTCACCAGTCACTTATGAGTTGGTTTATTTTAGTGATACTACTTTTCAAGAGCTAGTGCAGCAACAAAGCTTAACTGCAGTTTTGACTCAAGCATCAAAGTTTTTAAATAAGGGTGGACATATGTGGTTAGAACTTGCTATTCCAATTGAACACACATGGCAGTATAATCGTCGGAAAATGTTAACACCTGAAAGGACACTGTATTACAGTAACAGTGGCCAAGTTAATTTGTTCGACCAAACTATCCATTATACATCAATGTTTGATGAGTATTGTAATGGGCGCTTTGTAGAGCGTTATCGTCAAGAACGTGATTTGGCGTTAGTTTTTCAACGCGATATTGAGTATCTCACAAAAGATGACTATGAATTGCTTGAAGCAAGGGAGCTTCCAAAAACTGGCGTCGTTGTAACATCGGAAAGTAAAACTTGGGTAGATGGTGGTTATCCTTTACCCTCAAGTAATCAAAATCAACGCAGTCTTTTTCTGCGATTAAAAAAGAAGAGGTAA
- the typA gene encoding translational GTPase TypA, whose amino-acid sequence MKLREDIRNVAIIAHVDHGKTTVVDEMLKQSQTLDGHTSLDERAMDSNDIEKERGITILAKNTAIKYKDKQINILDTPGHADFGGEVERIMKMVDGVILVVDAYEGTMPQTRFVLKKALEQKLTPIVLVNKIDKPSARPAEVVDEVLELLIELGADDDQLDFPVIYASALNGTSSLSDNPADQEETMNPVFETILDHIPAPIDNSDEPLQFQVSLLDYNDYVGRIGIGRVFRGTIKVGDSVSLMKLDGTAKNFRVTKIFGFFGLDRVEIQEAKAGDLIAVSGMEDIFVGETVTPVDHQDALPILHIDEPTLQMTFLVNNSPFAGREGKYVTSRKIEERLVSQLQTDVSLKVENTDSPDAWTVSGRGELHLSILIENMRREGFELQVSRPQVIVKEFDGVKCEPFERVQIDTPEEYMGSIIESLSQRKGEMQDMIHTGNGQIRLIFLAPARGLIGYTTEFMSMTRGYGIMHHTFDQYLPMIQGTIGGRRNGALVSIDTGKATTYSIMSIEERGTVFVEPTTEVYEGMVIGENSRENDLTVNITKAKQQTNVRSANKDQTNVIKKPKEMSLEESLEFLNDDEYCEVTPENIRLRKQILNKAEREKAQKKNKKAD is encoded by the coding sequence GTGAAATTAAGAGAAGATATTCGTAACGTTGCCATCATCGCCCACGTCGATCATGGTAAAACAACAGTAGTTGATGAGATGTTAAAACAATCTCAAACATTAGATGGGCACACATCATTAGATGAGCGCGCAATGGATTCAAATGATATTGAAAAAGAACGTGGTATTACAATTTTAGCTAAAAATACAGCTATCAAATATAAAGACAAACAAATCAATATCCTAGATACACCAGGACATGCCGATTTCGGTGGAGAAGTGGAACGTATCATGAAAATGGTTGATGGTGTTATCTTAGTAGTTGATGCCTATGAAGGAACAATGCCTCAAACACGTTTTGTACTTAAAAAAGCGTTAGAGCAAAAATTAACACCAATCGTGTTAGTTAATAAAATTGATAAACCTTCAGCGCGTCCTGCAGAAGTTGTGGATGAAGTATTAGAATTACTTATCGAATTAGGAGCAGATGACGACCAATTAGATTTCCCAGTTATTTATGCATCAGCTTTAAATGGAACATCAAGCTTATCAGATAATCCAGCTGATCAAGAGGAAACAATGAATCCTGTATTTGAAACGATTTTAGATCACATCCCAGCACCGATTGATAATAGCGATGAGCCATTACAATTCCAAGTATCATTATTAGATTACAATGATTATGTTGGACGTATCGGGATTGGCCGTGTTTTCCGTGGAACAATCAAAGTAGGAGATAGCGTATCTCTTATGAAATTAGATGGAACAGCTAAAAACTTCCGTGTTACTAAAATCTTTGGTTTCTTTGGTTTAGACCGTGTTGAAATTCAAGAAGCTAAAGCTGGCGATTTAATCGCTGTTTCTGGTATGGAAGATATCTTCGTTGGGGAAACAGTTACGCCAGTTGACCACCAAGATGCTTTACCAATTTTACATATTGATGAACCTACTTTACAAATGACATTCTTAGTAAACAATTCACCATTTGCTGGACGTGAAGGTAAATATGTAACGTCTCGTAAAATTGAAGAACGTTTAGTAAGTCAATTACAAACAGATGTGTCATTAAAAGTTGAAAATACAGATTCACCAGATGCTTGGACAGTTTCAGGTCGTGGTGAATTACATTTATCAATCTTAATTGAAAACATGCGTCGTGAAGGATTCGAGTTACAAGTATCTCGTCCACAAGTTATCGTTAAAGAATTTGATGGTGTAAAATGTGAACCGTTTGAACGTGTTCAAATTGATACACCAGAAGAATATATGGGTTCAATTATCGAATCATTAAGCCAACGTAAAGGTGAAATGCAAGATATGATCCATACTGGTAACGGTCAAATTCGTTTGATTTTCTTAGCTCCAGCACGTGGTTTAATCGGATATACAACTGAATTCATGTCAATGACTCGTGGTTACGGTATTATGCATCATACCTTCGATCAATACTTACCAATGATACAAGGAACAATTGGTGGCCGTCGTAACGGAGCCTTAGTTTCAATTGACACTGGTAAAGCGACAACGTATTCAATCATGAGTATTGAAGAGCGTGGAACAGTCTTTGTTGAGCCAACAACTGAAGTATACGAAGGTATGGTTATTGGGGAAAACTCACGTGAAAATGACTTAACAGTTAATATCACAAAAGCTAAGCAACAAACAAACGTCCGCTCAGCTAATAAAGACCAAACTAACGTGATTAAAAAACCTAAAGAGATGTCTTTAGAAGAATCATTAGAATTCTTGAATGATGATGAGTATTGTGAAGTAACGCCTGAAAACATTCGTTTACGTAAACAAATCTTAAATAAAGCAGAACGTGAAAAAGCTCAAAAGAAAAACAAAAAAGCTGATTAA
- a CDS encoding inositol monophosphatase family protein: MVQREMVEEIKGWIYEASEVIKAKLAMPLEVAEKENRSDLVTNVDQEIEAFFIKKIRDNYPNDQILGEEGLGDQVTDFKNRVWVIDPIDGTLNFIKQQENFCTMLAVYEDGVGQLGFIYEIMTDELLWGSKELGVYLNEKEIIEVPNKPLEEGLININTSIFLNNHFGMQELAMEALAVRMLGCAGIAFKEVVKGHHQAYVSYLQPWDYAPAKVIFECLGLSLQTLNGESLDLTKKVPIIGSTPIVAEKITVK, encoded by the coding sequence ATGGTACAACGTGAGATGGTTGAGGAGATAAAAGGTTGGATTTATGAAGCTTCAGAAGTCATCAAAGCTAAATTGGCAATGCCCCTTGAAGTTGCTGAAAAAGAGAATCGGTCAGACTTAGTGACAAATGTCGATCAGGAGATAGAAGCTTTTTTTATAAAAAAAATACGTGATAACTATCCCAATGATCAAATTTTAGGTGAAGAAGGCCTAGGTGATCAGGTGACTGATTTCAAAAACAGAGTGTGGGTCATTGACCCGATTGATGGTACTCTTAACTTTATTAAACAGCAAGAAAATTTTTGTACCATGTTAGCTGTTTATGAAGATGGAGTAGGACAATTAGGTTTTATTTATGAAATTATGACAGATGAATTATTATGGGGAAGCAAAGAATTAGGTGTTTATTTAAATGAGAAAGAAATTATTGAAGTGCCTAATAAGCCTTTGGAAGAAGGTTTGATTAATATTAACACATCAATTTTTTTAAACAATCATTTTGGCATGCAAGAACTAGCCATGGAAGCTCTTGCTGTTAGAATGTTGGGATGTGCGGGTATTGCTTTTAAAGAAGTCGTTAAAGGGCATCATCAGGCATATGTAAGTTATTTACAACCGTGGGATTATGCACCCGCAAAAGTCATTTTTGAGTGCTTAGGTTTATCTCTCCAAACCTTAAATGGTGAAAGTTTAGATTTAACTAAAAAAGTGCCAATTATTGGATCAACCCCGATAGTTGCAGAAAAAATAACGGTAAAATAG
- a CDS encoding UPF0223 family protein, producing MEENYSYPLDIDWKPEEMVIVMDMWQAVEAAYEQGIPASDFLETHRQFKQVIKSIGEERQLGREFEGVSGYSLYHALQSAKKAPDKLLKMKGA from the coding sequence GTGGAAGAAAATTATAGTTATCCATTAGACATCGATTGGAAGCCAGAAGAGATGGTTATTGTCATGGATATGTGGCAAGCAGTTGAAGCGGCTTATGAACAGGGAATACCGGCAAGTGATTTTTTAGAAACTCACCGCCAATTTAAACAAGTGATTAAAAGCATTGGAGAAGAGCGCCAGCTCGGTAGGGAGTTCGAAGGTGTGTCAGGATATTCACTGTATCATGCATTACAATCTGCTAAGAAAGCACCAGATAAGTTGTTGAAAATGAAGGGGGCTTAA
- a CDS encoding sensor histidine kinase, whose protein sequence is MKYLFQQMIAFWAIILTILIIVGVSFTQFTRQTMMTTTYQQMEGYADSIRENSMDEPGELLSNIRLTEVALQHQQVVFMYIDAQKVVQHPDEVEGSSPSFISDESWKNVQKGDGTAVRTTLEAPVGSHRKELAAMILKPLYISNGHETKFYGAIAVLQPIKYMEQSMKALIENLFKGFLISSVIALFFSYGIARFQVNRINRMKKATRQIAEGNFDVDLEIKGNDELDELAQDFNRMAEALKESNEEIERQENRRRQFMADAAHEMRTPLTTINGLLEGIAYNAIPKDQEEKCIKLMRNETTRLIRLVNENLDYEKIRSNQIKMVKQTFNGTEALSQIVQQLQGKAEASGNTLCLLTTDAVMVYADYDRFVQVIVNITQNAIQFTTDGKIELSLTKSYLETIVEISDTGIGMSQDEVKNIWERYYKVDPSRKNTKYGESGLGLAIVHQLVKLHKGHIEVMSEKGVGTTFKIVFPDKELPKHEQETALTQNES, encoded by the coding sequence ATGAAATACCTGTTTCAACAGATGATTGCTTTCTGGGCGATTATTTTAACCATCTTGATTATAGTAGGCGTATCTTTTACACAATTTACAAGACAAACGATGATGACAACAACCTATCAACAAATGGAAGGATATGCAGATTCAATTCGTGAGAATAGTATGGATGAGCCGGGGGAACTGTTATCGAATATTCGTTTGACAGAGGTAGCTTTACAACATCAACAAGTTGTGTTTATGTATATCGATGCTCAAAAAGTGGTTCAGCACCCAGATGAAGTGGAAGGAAGCAGCCCAAGTTTTATTAGTGACGAATCTTGGAAAAATGTTCAAAAAGGTGATGGTACGGCTGTTAGAACAACTTTGGAAGCACCTGTTGGGAGTCATCGGAAAGAATTAGCTGCGATGATTTTAAAACCTTTGTATATTAGTAATGGTCATGAGACGAAATTTTATGGAGCAATAGCTGTCTTACAGCCAATTAAATATATGGAACAGAGTATGAAGGCTTTAATTGAAAACTTATTTAAAGGTTTTCTAATATCAAGTGTAATTGCATTATTCTTCAGTTATGGTATTGCTAGATTTCAAGTGAATCGGATCAATCGTATGAAAAAAGCTACTAGACAAATAGCGGAAGGTAATTTTGATGTTGATCTTGAAATAAAAGGCAATGATGAACTTGATGAGTTGGCTCAAGATTTTAATCGAATGGCGGAAGCGCTGAAAGAGTCTAATGAGGAAATTGAGCGCCAAGAAAATCGACGGCGGCAATTCATGGCAGATGCTGCTCACGAGATGAGAACGCCACTCACGACTATTAATGGCTTACTTGAAGGAATTGCTTATAATGCTATTCCAAAGGATCAAGAGGAGAAGTGTATCAAGTTGATGCGAAATGAAACAACACGTTTGATACGTCTAGTCAATGAAAATCTTGATTATGAAAAAATTCGTAGCAATCAAATTAAAATGGTCAAACAAACTTTTAACGGGACCGAAGCCTTGTCCCAAATCGTCCAGCAATTACAAGGGAAAGCAGAAGCCTCAGGAAATACGTTATGTTTACTCACTACCGACGCAGTGATGGTCTATGCTGATTATGATCGTTTTGTCCAAGTGATTGTTAATATTACTCAGAATGCGATTCAGTTTACAACAGATGGTAAAATTGAATTGAGTCTTACAAAAAGTTATTTAGAGACAATCGTTGAAATTAGTGATACAGGAATTGGTATGAGTCAGGATGAGGTAAAAAATATTTGGGAGCGTTACTATAAAGTTGACCCGTCACGTAAAAATACTAAGTATGGCGAGTCAGGTTTAGGTCTAGCAATCGTGCATCAACTTGTCAAACTCCATAAAGGTCATATTGAGGTAATGAGTGAAAAGGGAGTTGGGACAACGTTTAAAATAGTTTTTCCTGATAAAGAGTTACCTAAACATGAGCAAGAAACAGCTCTAACCCAAAATGAGTCCTAA
- a CDS encoding response regulator transcription factor encodes MRVLMIEDNESVSEMMQMFFLNEKWEATFKYDGKEGLETFLASPNEWDMITLDLNLPTMDGVAVCREIRKVSNTVPIIMLTARDSESDQVIGLEMGADDYVTKPFSPLTLIARIKALHRRAELAEANLVLADSETGFDVMTEHFKMNTKTREAYLSDQLIAGLTPKEFDLLYTLAKKPRQVFSREQLLEMVWDYQYFGDERTVDAHIKKLRQKIEKVGPQVIQTVWGVGYKFDDSGVIV; translated from the coding sequence ATGAGAGTACTGATGATTGAAGATAATGAATCGGTATCCGAAATGATGCAGATGTTCTTCTTAAATGAAAAATGGGAGGCAACGTTTAAATACGATGGCAAAGAAGGTTTGGAGACTTTTTTAGCTAGTCCAAATGAGTGGGATATGATAACACTTGATTTAAACTTACCAACGATGGACGGGGTTGCTGTTTGTCGTGAAATTCGCAAAGTGTCCAATACTGTACCGATTATTATGTTGACAGCACGTGACTCAGAAAGTGATCAAGTCATTGGTCTAGAAATGGGAGCCGATGATTATGTTACCAAACCATTTAGCCCATTGACTCTAATTGCTAGAATTAAGGCGCTTCACCGCCGAGCAGAGTTAGCGGAAGCGAATCTTGTATTAGCAGATAGTGAAACGGGCTTTGATGTGATGACAGAGCACTTTAAAATGAATACTAAAACAAGAGAGGCTTATTTATCAGACCAGTTAATAGCAGGCTTGACCCCAAAAGAGTTTGATTTATTATACACTTTGGCTAAAAAACCACGTCAAGTTTTTTCTAGAGAGCAGTTATTGGAAATGGTTTGGGATTATCAGTATTTCGGTGATGAACGAACAGTTGATGCACATATTAAAAAATTGCGCCAAAAAATTGAAAAAGTTGGCCCACAAGTGATTCAGACTGTTTGGGGCGTAGGTTATAAATTTGATGATTCTGGAGTCATAGTTTAA
- a CDS encoding Cof-type HAD-IIB family hydrolase — MTTVNGLAFFDLDGTLLDGNSQITPEISAAMKALQDNKIIPVIATGRTNLEVTDFAEKTGINSFITMNGQHVLFEGEIVYSQIIPKDVCRRLHHKTQELNHEIGYYTPESIRVSAHTPMVKKAYDFINSPLPRLDSTFYEENNVNMFLAFCEEDDTLYHEAFPELTFFRNGPHAIDIISKGGSKGNGVRELVKALNLEGVPTYGFGDGTNDIDLLKACDNRIAMGNAIPALKELATYITAKNTEGGIVQALRHFNLID; from the coding sequence ATGACAACAGTTAATGGATTAGCATTTTTTGATTTAGATGGTACGCTTTTAGATGGCAACTCACAAATCACGCCAGAAATTAGCGCAGCAATGAAAGCGTTACAAGACAATAAGATTATTCCAGTTATTGCAACCGGTCGAACTAATTTGGAAGTAACTGATTTTGCAGAAAAAACTGGTATCAACTCATTCATTACAATGAATGGGCAACATGTTTTATTTGAAGGCGAGATTGTTTATAGTCAAATTATTCCGAAAGATGTTTGTCGACGTTTGCATCATAAAACACAAGAATTAAATCATGAAATTGGTTACTATACGCCAGAATCAATTCGTGTCTCAGCACATACTCCTATGGTAAAAAAAGCTTATGACTTCATTAATTCACCCCTACCAAGACTTGATTCTACGTTTTATGAAGAAAATAACGTTAATATGTTTTTAGCATTTTGCGAAGAAGATGATACCTTATATCATGAAGCATTTCCGGAGCTAACTTTCTTTAGAAATGGTCCCCATGCTATTGATATTATTAGCAAAGGCGGTTCTAAAGGAAACGGCGTGCGTGAACTAGTGAAAGCATTGAATTTGGAAGGCGTACCGACTTATGGTTTTGGTGATGGGACTAATGACATCGATCTCCTAAAAGCTTGTGATAACCGAATTGCTATGGGAAATGCTATTCCTGCCTTGAAAGAACTTGCGACCTATATTACTGCTAAAAATACAGAAGGTGGCATTGTTCAAGCTTTGCGTCATTTTAATTTAATCGATTAG